One Dromiciops gliroides isolate mDroGli1 chromosome 3, mDroGli1.pri, whole genome shotgun sequence DNA segment encodes these proteins:
- the ZNF574 gene encoding zinc finger protein 574, with protein sequence MTEESEETVLYIEHRYVCSECNQLFGSLEDVLLHQNSHLPQQHFEVVGVADPGVSVATEAPSGSGLYQTLVQESQYQCLECGQLLLSPGQLLEHQELHLKLLTTQEPAPPEAPPAKPAPPVSASAIHYECVDCKALFSRQELWLSHRQTHLRAVAAVAATAASPPQPSPPPAVGPQLGQAQVALEHSYRKSEEAGEAAGPAGAGEVVAEVELLLYKCSECSQLFHLPGDFLEHQATHFGPSAPGPETAGAPDLPPTSDHSYELRNGGESAGSGAGRERRGGRRLLRRAGGEPPGVASPELFCPTCDQLFLSPHQLQQHLRSHREGLFKCPLCSRAFPSPPSLDQHLGEHSGESHFLCVDCGLAFGTEALLLAHRRTHTPNPLHSCPCGKTFVNLTKFLYHRRTHGAGGVPIPAPAPAAPSEDPEPTPVEAGGAPGAAAPTSAPTGPPSNLPVVAGPHRCLLCSREFSKALQLARHQRFVHRLERRHKCGVCGKMFKKKSHVRNHLRTHTGERPFPCPDCAKPFNSPANLARHRLTHTGERPYRCGDCGKAFTQSSTLRQHRLVHAQHFPYRCQECGVRFHRPYRLLMHRYHHTGEYPYKCRDCPRSFLLRRLLEVHQLVAHAGRQPHRCTACGAAFPSSLRLCEHRCAAAQAQAPRRFECATCGKKVGSAARLQAHEAAHAAAGPGEVLAKEAATPRPTRAARPPPPASLPATSPATAPTAPARRRGLECSECKKLFSTETSLQVHRRIHTGERPYPCPDCGKAFRQSTHLKDHRRLHTGERPFACEVCGKAFTIAMRLAEHRRIHTGERPYACPDCGKSYRSFSNLWKHRKTHQQQHQAAVRQQLAEAAAEAAATLTVVETAVEGLPLVETIEIYPLAEGDGVQISG encoded by the coding sequence ATGACAGAGGAGTCGGAGGAAACAGTCCTTTACATTGAACATCGCTATGTGTGCTCGGAGTGTAACCAGCTCTTTGGCTCCCTAGAGGACGTGCTCCTGCACCAGAACTCGCATCTCCCTCAGCAGCATTTCGAGGTGGTGGGGGTGGCCGACCCTGGGGTCTCCGTGGCCACTGAAGCTCCCAGTGGTTCTGGCCTCTACCAGACGTTGGTGCAGGAGAGCCAGTACCAGTGCCTGGAGTGTGGGCAGCTCCTCTTGTCCCCTGGCCAGCTGCTGGAGCACCAGGAGCTACATCTCAAGCTGCTGACCACCCAGGAGCCAGCCCCTCCTGAGGCGCCCCCTGCCAAGCCGGCCCCTCCCGTCTCAGCCAGCGCCATCCACTACGAGTGTGTGGACTGCAAGGCGCTCTTCTCGAGACAGGAGCTGTGGCTGAGCCATCGCCAGACACACCTCCGGGCTGTGGCCGCCGTCGCCGCCACAGccgcctcccctccccagccttcGCCGCCCCCAGCCGTGGGACCCCAGCTGGGCCAggcccaggtggctctggagcaCTCCTACCGCAAGTCTGAGGAGGCGGGGGAAGCGGCAGGCCCCGCAGGGGCTGGCGAGGTAGTGGCCGAAGTTGAGCTGCTCCTTTATAAGTGTTCTGAGTGCTCCCAGCTCTTCCACCTGCCAGGCGACTTCCTGGAACACCAGGCTACTCATTTTGGGCCGTCGGCCCCTGGCCCCGAGACTGCCGGGGCCCCGGACCTGCCCCCGACATCTGACCACAGCTATGAGCTTCGCAATGGCGGGGAGAGTGCAGGTAGCGGGGCCGGGCGGGAGCGCAGGGGCGGCCGGCGGCTGCTGCGGCGTGCTGGCGGGGAGCCCCCAGGGGTGGCCTCCCCAGAGCTCTTCTGCCCCACCTGTGACcagctcttcctctccccccatcaGCTGCAGCAGCATCTGCGCAGCCACCGCGAGGGGCTCTTCAAGTGCCCTCTCTGTAGTCGCGCCTTCCCCAGCCCACCCAGCCTGGACCAACACCTGGGCGAACACAGCGGCGAGTCCCACTTCCTGTGCGTGGACTGTGGCCTAGCCTTCGGCACGGAGGCCCTCCTCCTGGCGCACCGCCGCACCCATACCCCCAACCCACTGCACTCGTGCCCCTGCGGCAAGACCTTTGTCAACCTCACCAAGTTCCTTTACCACCGACGCACACATGGTGCGGGGGGCGTCCCCATCCCCGCCCCTGCCCCAGCAGCACCCTCTGAGGATCCCGAGCCCACGCCCGTGGAGGCAGGAGGAGCCCCAGGGGCTGCAGCCCCCACCAGTGCCCCCACGGGTCCCCCTAGTAACCTCCCTGTGGTGGCGGGCCCCCACCGCTGCCTTCTCTGCAGCCGCGAGTTCAGCAAGGCACTGCAACTTGCTCGCCACCAGCGTTTTGTGCACCGGCTAGAGCGGCGGCACAAGTGCGGCGTCTGTGGTAAGATGTTTAAGAAGAAGTCACACGTGCGTAACCACCTTCGCACCCACACCGGTGAGCGGCCCTTCCCCTGCCCCGACTGCGCCAAGCCTTTCAACTCACCCGCCAACCTGGCGCGGCACCGGCTCACGCACACCGGGGAGCGCCCCTACCGCTGTGGTGACTGTGGCAAGGCCTTCACTCAGAGCTCCACGTTGCGCCAACACCGCCTCGTGCATGCTCAGCACTTCCCCTACCGCTGCCAGGAGTGTGGCGTGCGCTTCCACCGGCCCTACCGCCTGCTCATGCACCGCTACCACCACACTGGTGAGTACCCCTACAAGTGCCGAGACTGCCCGCGCTCCTTCCTCCTGCGCCGCCTGCTTGAGGTGCACCAGCTGGTAGCCCATGCTGGGCGTCAGCCTCACCGCTGCACCGCTTGTGGCGcagcctttccctcctctctgcgTCTGTGTGAGCACCGCTGTGCCGCTGCCCAGGCCCAGGCCCCCCGGCGCTTTGAGTGTGCCACCTGTGGCAAGAAAGTGGGCTCAGCTGCCAGGCTCCAGGCCCACGAAGCTGCCCATGCAGCGGCAGGTCCAGGGGAGGTCCTGGCCAAGGAGGCGGCCACACCCCGACCCACGCGGGCTGCacgccccccaccccctgcttccTTGCCTGCCACCTCTCCTGCCACGGCCCCCACAGCTCCTGCCCGGCGACGGGGATTAGAATGTAGCGAGTGTAAGAAGCTCTTCAGCACAGAGACGTCACTGCAGGTGCATCGGCGCATCCACACGGGGGAGAGGCCTTACCCATGCCCAGACTGTGGCAAGGCCTTCCGCCAGAGCACCCACCTCAAAGACCACCGGCGCCTGCATACCGGGGAGCGGCCCTTCGCCTGCGAGGTGTGTGGCAAGGCCTTCACCATTGCCATGCGCTTAGCTGAGCACCGCCGCATCCACACTGGCGAGAGGCCCTACGCCTGCCCTGACTGTGGCAAGAGCTATCGCTCCTTCTCCAACCTCTGGAAGCACCGCAAGACCCACCAGCAGCAGCATCAGGCGGCTGTCCGCCAGCAGCTGGCCGAGGCGGCGGCCGAGGCAGCAGCCACTCTCACAGTGGTGGAGACGGCCGTTGAGGGTCTACCCCTGGTGGAAACCATTGAGATCTACCCGCTGGCGGAAGGCGACGGGGTGCAGATCAGTGGGtga